The following are encoded together in the Panthera leo isolate Ple1 chromosome B4, P.leo_Ple1_pat1.1, whole genome shotgun sequence genome:
- the SP7 gene encoding transcription factor Sp7, which yields MASSLLEEEAHYGSSPLAMLTAACSKFGGTSPLRDSTTLGKAGAKKPYSVGSDLSAPKTMGDAYPAPFSSTNGLLSPAGSPPAPTSGYANDYPPFSHSFPGPTGTQDPGLLVPKGHSSSDCLPSVYTSLDMAHPYGSWYKAGIHAGISPGPGNAPTPWWDMHPGGNWLGGGQGQGDGLQGTLPTGPAQPPLNPQLPTYPSDFAPLNPAPYPAPHLLQPGPQHVLPQDVYKPKAVSNSGQLEGSSGAKPPRGAGTGGSGGYGGSGTGRSSCDCPNCQELERLGAAAAGLRKKPIHSCHIPGCGKVYGKASHLKAHLRWHTGERPFVCNWLFCGKRFTRSDELERHVRTHTREKKFTCLLCSKRFTRSDHLSKHQRTHGEPGPGPPPSGPKELGEGRSAGEEEASQTPRPSASPAPPEKAPEGSPEQSNLLEI from the exons ATGGCGTCCTCCCTGCTTGAG GAGGAAGCTCACTATGGCTCCAGTCCCCTGGCCATGCTGACAGCGGCGTGCAGCAAATTTGGTGGCACCAGCCCTCTGCGGGACTCAACGACACTGGGCAAAGCAGGCGCAAAGAAGCCATACTCTGTGGGCAGTGACCTTTCAGCCCCCAAAACCATGGGGGATGCCTACCCAGCCCCCTTTTCAAGCACCAATGGGCTCCTCTCACCTGCAGGCAGTCCTCCGGCACCCACCTCGGGCTATGCCAATGACTACCCTCCCTTTTCCCACTCATTCCCTGGGCCCACGGGCACCCAGGACCCTGGGCTGCTAGTTCCCAAGGGCCACAGCTCTTCTGACTGCCTGCCCAGTGTCTACACCTCTCTGGACATGGCACACCCCTACGGCTCCTGGTACAAGGCAGGCATCCACGCAGGCATCTCACCGGGCCCAGGCAATGCTCCTACTCCTTGGTGGGACATGCATCCTGGGGGCAATTGGCTAGGTGGTGGGCAGGGTCAGGGTGATGGGCTGCAAGGGACACTGCCCACAGGCCCTGCTCAGCCTCCACTGAACCCCCAGCTGCCCACCTACCCATCCGACTTTGCCCCCCTTAATCCAGCTCCCTACCCAGCTCCCCACCTCCTGCAACCAGGGCCCCAGCACGTCTTGCCCCAAGATGTCTATAAACCCAAAGCAGTGAGCAACAGCGGGCAGCTGGAGGGGAGCAGTGGGGCCAAACCCCCTCGGGGCGCAGGCACAGGGGGCAGTGGCGGATACGGAGGCAGTGGAACGGGGCGCTCCTCCTGCGACTGCCCCAACTGCCAGGAGCTAGAGCGCCTGGGGGCAGCGGCAGCTGGGCTGCGGAAGAAGCCCATCCACAGCTGCCACATCCCCGGTTGTGGCAAGGTGTACGGCAAGGCCTCACACCTGAAGGCCCACTTGCGCTGGCACACGGGCGAGAGGCCCTTCGTCTGCAACTGGCTCTTCTGCGGCAAGAGGTTCACCCGTTCGGACGAGCTGGAGCGCCACGTGCGCACCCACACCCGGGAGAAGAAGTTCACCTGCCTGCTCTGCTCCAAGCGCTTTACCCGAAGCGACCACCTGAGCAAGCACCAGCGTACCCACGGCGAGCCCGGCCCAGGGCCCCCTCCCAGCGGCCCCAAGGAACTGGGGGAGGGCCGCAGTGCGGGGGAAGAGGAGGCCAGTCAGACGCCCCGACCTTCGGCTTCGCCGGCCCCCCCAGAGAAAGCCCCTGAaggcagcccagagcagagcaaCCTGCTGGAGATCTGA